CAATATATTGGTAATTCTTAGCCAGGTTATTGGGCACATTAAAAACTACCGAAACGGTATCGGGGGTCTCGCGGCGTATTTGTTTTACTACAAGGGGGTTAAATTTTGGCGCAGCCATACAAACAATACTCTTTTTATTACTATTATACTTAATAAAGTTAATTTTTTTTGCAAAGTTAGTGTTTTGTTGGCATTTTTGTTGGTCTTAAAAAAAGCAATTTGCAAATGCCGAGTTGCTTTTTCTAAAAAACAGAGCACAAAAAAAACACCTTCGAGCGAACCACACAAAGCACTATTAATTTATTCTCCGGATGGAGGTGCTAAATTGGTATCGTTCGAAGGCGTACAATAGAACAAAATTAATTAGTTCTTATAATAATTAGCCTAAGTAACAGGATCAAAAAAATAATTACAGCGGGAAAAAGACAAGTAAGGTAATAAATGTTTATTTGCCTTTTTTGCCCGATGGTTTTTTAGGTGCGGGGTTAATACTATCGTCAAGATTTTTTCCGGCTTTAAACCGGGCTACTTTTTTTGCAGCAATATTTAATTCTTTTCCGGTTTTAGGGTTCCGGCCGGTACGCGCTTTGCGTTCGCCTACCGAAAATGTGCCAAAGCCTACTAATGTAACTTTATCGCCCGTTTTTAAGGCATCTTTAATAGCATCAATAGTGGCATTTAATGCAGCTCCAGCCTGTACTTTGGTAATACCCGAGGCACCGGCAATTTTATCTATGAGTTCTGCTTTATTCATAATTATTAACTTGGGTTTGATTAAGGATTTAGGTGATAATAAATTAATAGTTTTGCTTTGCTAAATTATAGTATAGCTAAAATTAGGCCAAAAATAATAAATTAACTGTTTAAAGTAACTACCCAATATGATTTTAATAATAGCTTAATTTTTAATTTTAAAAAATAACAATAATAAAAATTATTAGTTAATCACTATTTAAGTAAGTGGCAAAGGTAATTATTTTATTGGTTGTAAGTATTTTTAGCCACAAAAAAAACAGAATATTACTAAAAACATCACTATTTTCAAAGAAATATTAAACTTTACCGCCTTGGTAAGTGTATGCAGTAAAACAAGTGCCGGCATAACAGATAAGAATTTTAATTTAAAATAATTACAATGTGTATGTAGTCATCTTGCTCTACGGAAAGTCCAAGAGAGCATAAAACACAAGTTTTGCCCATAGAATTACGAATAATACACGTCTTCTTTGCAATTCCGAGAAAAATTATGGGCGGCATAAATATAATACTTAACCACCTCCTCTCGGAAACATATTACTATTAGCAGGTTGAGGTCGCGATTGATTGCCAGGCCCCGCAGGGAAGCCCACATTTTGTTGTATAGACCGCGAGTCGGAGTTGGGGTTTATAATGCCGCCCCCCATGCTGCCAGGTTGTTGTAATTTTGGTATTGTTCGTAAAGTTTTATATTTTTCGGTGTTTGCCGGGTCAAGGTCAACTAAGGCGTTGTAGGCTTTAGTTTTGTCTTGCGGCAATACTTGG
The sequence above is drawn from the Sphingobacteriales bacterium genome and encodes:
- a CDS encoding HU family DNA-binding protein, which translates into the protein MNKAELIDKIAGASGITKVQAGAALNATIDAIKDALKTGDKVTLVGFGTFSVGERKARTGRNPKTGKELNIAAKKVARFKAGKNLDDSINPAPKKPSGKKGK